A part of Pongo pygmaeus isolate AG05252 chromosome 14, NHGRI_mPonPyg2-v2.0_pri, whole genome shotgun sequence genomic DNA contains:
- the CHAMP1 gene encoding chromosome alignment-maintaining phosphoprotein 1 yields the protein MEVFQELRKPSARLECDHCSFRGTDYENVQIHMGTIHPEFCDDMDAGGLGKMIFYQKSAKLFHCHKCFFTSKMYSNVYYHITSKHASPDKWNDKPKNQLNKETDPVKSPPLPEHQKIPCNSAEPKSIPALSMETQKLGSVLSPESPKPTPVTPLEPQKPGSVVSPELQTPLPSPEPSKPACVSSPEPPKPVPVCESQKPAPVPSPEPQKLAPVSPEPVKATLSNPKPQKHSHFPETLGPPSASSPESPVLAASPEPWGPSPAASPESRKSARTTSPELRKPSPSESPEPWKPFPAVSPEPRRPAPAVSPGSWKPGPPGSPRPWKSSPSASSGPWKPAKPAPSVSPGPWKPIPSISPGPWKPTPSSVSSASWKSSSVSPSSWKSPPASPESWKSGPPELRKTAPTLSPEHWKAVPPVSPELRKPGPPLSPEIRSPAGSPELRKPSGSPDLWKLSPDQRKTSPASLDFPESQKSSRGGSPDLWKSSFFIEPQKPVFPETRKPGPSGPSESPKAASDIWKPVLSIDNEPRKPALFPEPAKTAPPASPEPRKRALFPEPRKHALFPELPKSALFSESQKDVELGDELQIDAIDDQKCDILVQEELLASPKKLLEDTLFPSSKKLKKDNQESSDAELSSSEYIKTDLDAMDIKGQESSSDQEQVDVESIDFSKENKMDMTSPEQSRNVLQFTEEKEAFISEEEIAKYMKRGKGKYYCKICCCRAMKKGAVLHHLVNKHNVHSPYKCTICGKAFLLESLLKNHVAAHGQSLLKCPRCNFESNFPRGFKKHLTHCQSRHNEEANKKLMEALEPPLEEQQI from the coding sequence atggaagTATTCCAGGAACTTCGTAAACCATCAGCACGTTTGGAGTGTGACCATTGCAGTTTCAGAGGCACAGACTATGAAAATGTACAAATACATATGGGTACCATCCATCCAGAATTTTGTGATGACATGGATGCTGGTGGGCTAGGCAAAATGATATTTTACCAGAAAAGTGCAAAGTTATTTCACTGCCATAAATGCTTCTTCACCAGCAAGATGTACTCTAACGTATACTATCACATCACATCCAAACACGCATCCCCAGACAAATGGAATGATAAACCAAAAAATCAGTTGAACAAAGAAACAGATCCTGTGAAAAGCCCTCCTCTTCCTGAACACCAGAAAATACCCTGCAATTCAGCAGAACCAAAATCCATACCTGCCCTTTCAATGGAAACACAGAAACTTGGTTCAGTTTTGTCTCCAGAATCGCCAAAACCTACTCCTGTTACTCCCCTGGAGCCTCAGAAACCTGGCTCTGTTGTTTCTCCTGAGCTACAGACACCTCTTCCTTCTCCTGAGCCTTCAAAACCTGCCTGTGTTTCTTCTCCTGAACCTCCAAAACCAGTCCCTGTTTGTGAATCTCAGAAACCTGCCCCTGTTCCTTCTCCAGAACCACAGAAACTTGCCCCTGTATCTCCTGAGCCAGTAAAGGCTACTCTTAGTAATCCCAAACCCCAGAAGCACTCTCATTTCCCAGAAACATTGGGGCCACCTTCAGCCTCATCTCCAGAGTCACCAGTTCTAGCTGCTTCCCCAGAACCTTGGGGACCATCCCCAGCTGCATCTCCAGAATCTCGGAAGTCAGCCCGGACTACCTCCCCTGAGCTAAGGAAGCCATCCCCTTCAGAGTCTCCTGAACCTTGGAAGCCATTCCCTGCTGTCTCCCCAGAGCCTAGGAGACCAGCAcctgctgtgtcaccaggctctTGGAAGCCAGGGCCACCTGGGTCCCCTAGGCCTTGGAAATCCAGTCCTTCAGCGTCATCAGGACCTTGGAAGCCAGCTAAACCTGCTCCATCTGTGTCTCCTGGACCTTGGAAACCAATTCCTTCTATATCTCCTGGACCTTGGAAACCAACTCCATCATCTGTGTCTTCTGCATCCTGGAAATCTTCATCAGTCTCACCCAGCTCCTGGAAGTCTCCCCCTGCATCTCCTGAGTCATGGAAGTCTGGCCCACCAGAACTCCGAAAGACAGCTCCCACATTGTCTCCTGAACATTGGAAGGCAGTTCCCCCAGTGTCTCCAGAGCTTCGCAAACCCGGGCCACCACTATCCCCAGAGATCCGTAGTCCAGCAGGATCTCCAGAGCTCAGAAAACCCTCAGGGTCACCAGATCTTTGGAAGCTTTCTCCTGATCAGCGGAAAACTTCTCCTGCTTCACTTGATTTCCCTGAGTCCCAGAAAAGTTCCCGTGGTGGTTCTCCTGATCTCTGGAAGTCTTCCTTTTTTATTGAGCCTCAGAAACCTGTCTTCCCTGAGACCCGAAAACCAGGTCCTTCTGGGCCATCTGAGTCCCCCAAAGCAGCCTCAGATATCTGGAAGCCTGTTCTCTCTATTGATAATGAGCCTAGAAAACCTGCCCTGTTTCCCGAGCCTGCCAAAACAGCCCCTCCTGCTTCTCCAGAACCACGCAAACGTGCCCTTTTTCCAGAGCCCCGGAAGCATGCCCTTTTCCCTGAACTCCCCAAATCTGCTCTATTCTCAGAATCACAGAAGGATGTTGAGCTTGGTGATGAACTACAAATAGATGCCATAGATGATCaaaaatgtgatattttggtTCAGGAAGAACTTCTAGCTTCACCTAAGAAACTCTTAGAAGATACTTTATTTCCTTCCTCAAAGAAGCTCAAGAAAGACAACCAAGAGAGCTCAGACGCTGAGCTTAGTAGTAGTGAGTACATAAAAACAGATTTGGATGCAATGGATATTAAGGGCCAGGAATCAAGCAGTGATCAAGAGCAGGTTGATGTGGAATCCATTGATTttagcaaagagaacaaaatggACATGACTAGTCCAGAGCAGTCTAGAAATGTGCTACAGTTTACTGAAGAAAAAGAAGCTTTTATCTCTGAAGAGGAGATTGCAAAATATATGAAGCGTGGAAAAGGAAAGTATTATTGCAAAATTTGTTGCTGTCGTGCTATGAAAAAAGGTGCTGTTTTGCATCATTTGGTTAACAAGCATAATGTTCATAGCCCTTACAAATGCACAATTTGTGGAAAGGCTTTTCTTTTGGAATCTCTCCTTAAAAATCATGTAGCAGCCCATGGGCAAAGCTTACTTAAATGTCCACGTTGTAATTTTGAATCAAATTTCCCAAGAggttttaagaaacatttaactcATTGTCAAAGCCGGCATAATGAAGAGGCAAATAAAAAGCTAATGGAAGCTCTTGAACCGCCACTGGAGGAGCAGCAAATTTGA